Proteins encoded together in one Pirellulales bacterium window:
- a CDS encoding ATP-binding cassette domain-containing protein, with product MAVLVQIRNASKSYGDQVLLDNAEAVLTDDAKVGFIGRNGAGKSTLLRILLGEEELDRGEIILHPKLRLGYLRQHDPFLPRESAWDFLMRDSGQPDWKCGEVAGQFELKGAYLEGPVAQLSGGWQTRVKLAALLLHEPNLLLLDEPTNFLDLRTQILLEHFLRGFKEACLVVSHDRTFLNSVCGQTLNLARGKLTVYPGKVDAFLEFERERREHDERVNATVLAKRKRIEEFVAKNKARASTATRAKSKSKQLERLELIEIAGDEPTATIRAPQVEPRKGTVLRCKGLSIGYPDHTVAQGIDLELEHGSRAAIVGDNGQGKTTFLRSVVSSLEPLAGEVSWGYGTQLGIYAQHVYTSLPERQTVLDYLEYQAAPGTKAQRILDLAGAMLFRGDQVKKRIEVLSGGERARLCMAGLLLGQYNVLVLDEPGNHLDVDTIEALAEALVEYQGTVVFTSHDRHFMKRVATCIVEVRDQRVVNYRGDYEAYLYMVNREIEEAEREAASPTRRPAAGGRVPNIAAR from the coding sequence ATGGCCGTCCTGGTTCAAATTCGCAATGCCTCGAAGAGTTACGGCGATCAGGTGTTGCTCGACAATGCCGAAGCGGTGCTTACCGACGACGCCAAAGTGGGCTTCATCGGCCGGAACGGCGCGGGCAAAAGCACGCTGCTGCGGATCCTCCTCGGCGAGGAGGAACTCGACCGGGGCGAGATCATCCTGCATCCCAAGCTGCGCTTGGGATATCTTCGCCAGCACGATCCGTTTCTGCCCCGCGAGTCGGCCTGGGATTTTCTCATGCGCGACAGCGGCCAACCCGACTGGAAATGCGGCGAGGTTGCCGGCCAGTTCGAGCTCAAGGGAGCCTACCTCGAGGGGCCGGTCGCACAACTTTCGGGCGGATGGCAGACGCGCGTCAAACTGGCCGCACTGCTGCTCCACGAGCCGAACCTCCTGCTGCTGGACGAGCCGACGAACTTTCTCGACCTGCGCACCCAGATCTTGCTCGAACACTTCCTCCGCGGCTTCAAAGAGGCCTGCCTGGTCGTGTCGCACGACCGGACCTTTCTCAACTCGGTTTGCGGCCAGACACTGAACCTGGCCCGGGGCAAACTCACGGTGTACCCGGGCAAGGTCGACGCCTTTCTCGAATTCGAGCGCGAGCGGCGCGAGCACGACGAGCGCGTCAACGCCACGGTCCTCGCGAAGCGCAAGCGGATCGAGGAGTTTGTCGCCAAGAACAAGGCTCGCGCCAGCACGGCCACCCGGGCCAAGTCGAAAAGCAAGCAGTTGGAGCGTTTGGAGCTGATCGAGATCGCCGGCGACGAGCCCACCGCAACGATCCGCGCGCCGCAGGTCGAACCCCGCAAGGGCACCGTGCTGCGCTGCAAGGGGCTGTCGATCGGATACCCCGATCACACCGTGGCCCAGGGCATCGACCTGGAACTCGAGCATGGTTCCCGGGCCGCCATCGTTGGCGACAACGGCCAAGGCAAGACGACGTTTTTGCGCTCCGTCGTCTCGTCGCTCGAACCGCTGGCCGGCGAGGTGAGCTGGGGCTATGGCACGCAGCTGGGCATCTATGCCCAGCACGTCTACACCAGCCTGCCCGAGCGGCAAACGGTGCTCGACTACCTCGAGTATCAAGCCGCGCCCGGCACCAAGGCGCAGCGGATCCTCGATTTGGCGGGGGCGATGCTGTTTCGCGGCGACCAGGTGAAAAAACGGATCGAGGTCCTTTCCGGGGGCGAGCGGGCGCGGCTCTGCATGGCCGGCCTGCTCCTGGGCCAATACAACGTGCTGGTCCTCGACGAACCGGGCAACCATTTAGACGTCGACACGATCGAAGCGCTGGCGGAAGCGCTCGTGGAATATCAAGGCACGGTCGTCTTCACGAGCCACGACCGTCATTTCATGAAGCGCGTGGCGACCTGCATCGTCGAGGTCCGCGACCAGCGGGTGGTGAACTACCGGGGCGACTACGAAGCCTACCTGTACATGGTCAACCGGGAGATCGAGGAGGCCGAGCGCGAGGCGGCCAGCCCAACCAGGCGGCCGGCCGCGGGTGGGCGCGTGCCGAACATCGCAGCCCG